The following proteins come from a genomic window of Salvia hispanica cultivar TCC Black 2014 chromosome 4, UniMelb_Shisp_WGS_1.0, whole genome shotgun sequence:
- the LOC125224447 gene encoding uncharacterized protein LOC125224447 yields the protein MEMPREIMHPIHPSHPLTLDYLASTECAVCKERVYGLRYSCSQEDCDGWGIHLGCAGFLTDKQPLMYHPSHPQHQLRFSKKMIFHCEACGSTQKGDSYICTICDYCIHESCALLTLSADFPHHHPNHSLSLAFTLPSEYIKYEFDCAICSTTLPLRRWVYHCHLCRYVVHLKCVTSTFHDDNENENENENANAIDGKEATKFPIAIEDMYEEMIKPFVKQQKEQILIPHHDCDNHNVSGKYKFSEHPHDLTFSAFSSASSSSSHDHYKRDEDDEDDFESVPRSELTCDGCTLAIHEKKQTNGDGYESGYMSCDKCKYFLHLSCFNLPHEIPNLPIHSFTDHSLKLRSAGKLTSWIECYVCDSSTNGLFYTCTNNDCLFTIDIKCASLPNTIKHAAHQRHNHLNLVSDEDFYGANLCVHCNRYIYTRRGHFKCNRCRFSVCGKCVMLPPTNKHRLENHLFSLTYEAYANHPGDFYCSSCEYQMHPRSWMYHCRDCDQSFHPKCFPATSGKYRNIKYGTEQYVISGIHDHPLRFEIISKKKRCDLCHEDRYDEPGFQCVSCFFVVCKSCGLKHMGDAAI from the exons ATGGAAATGCCGCGAGAGATTATGCATCCTATCCATCCTTCTCACCCTCTCACACTCGATTATCTTGCATCAACAGAATGTGCAGTTTGTAAAGAAAGGGTGTATGGGTTGAGGTACAGCTGTAGCCAAGAGGACTGTGATGGATGGGGGATCCACTTGGGATGCGCGGGGTTTCTTACTGATAAGCAGCCGCTTATGTACCACCCAAGCCACCCTCAACATCAGCTACGCTTTTCCAAGAAAATGATATTCCACTGCGAAGCTTGTGGCTCCACTCAGAAAGGAGACTCCTACATCTGCACCATTTGTGACTATTGCATACATGAGAGCTGCGCGCTTCTCACACTGTCTGCGGACTTCCCTCATCATCACCCCAaccactctctctcactcgCATTTACTCTCCCATCTGAGTACatcaaatatgaatttgattgTGCTATATGCAGCACGACTTTGCCATTGAGACGTTGGGTCTATCATTGCCATCTTTGCAGATATGTCGTCCATCTCAAATGTGTCACTTCCAC ATTTCATGATgacaatgaaaatgaaaatgaaaatgaaaatgcaaatgCAATTGATGGGAAAGAGGCTACCAAGTTTCCAATAGCAATAGAAGACATGTATGAGGAGATGATCAAACCCTTCGTTAAGCAACAAAAAGAGCAAATTCTCATCCCTCATCATGATTGTGACAATCATAACGTCAGTGGCAAGTACAAATTCTCCGAACACCCTCATGATCTAACTTTTTCTGCGTTTTCTTCAGCTTCATCGTCTTCATCACATGATCACtacaaaagagatgaagaCGATGAAGATGATTTTGAGAGTGTTCCAAGATCCGAATTAACATGTGATGGGTGCACATTGGCTATACATgaaaagaagcaaacaaatGGTGATGGGTATGAGAGTGGTTACATGAGTTGTGATAAATGCAAATACTTTCTCCACTTGTCATGCTTCAACTTACCACATGAGATCCCCAATCTTCCAATTCATTCTTTCACAGATCACAGTCTAAAGCTTCGAAGTGCTGGCAAGCTAACAAGCTGGATAGAGTGTTATGTTTGTGATAGTTCTACAAATGGGCTCTTCTACACTTGTACCAACAATGACTGTTTGTTCACAATAGACATCAAGTGTGCTTCTCTACCCAACACCATAAAACACGCAGCTCATCAACGACATAATCATCTCAACCTTGTCTCAGACGAGGATTTTTACGGTGCTAATTTATGTGTTCACTGTAATAGGTATATATACACACGAAGGGGACACTTTAAATGCAATAGATGTAGATTCAGTGTGTGTGGTAAATGTGTGATGCTACCACCAACAAATAAGCATAGATTGGAGAATCACTTGTTCTCGTTGACATATGAAGCCTATGCAAACCATCCTGGTGATTTCTACTGTAGCAGCTGCGAATACCAAATGCACCCCAGAAGCTGGATGTATCATTGCCGAGACTGCGATCAATCCTTTCATCCCAAATGCTTTCCAGCTACGTCCGGCAAGTATAGAAACATCAAATATGGGACAGAGCAGTATGTGATTTCCGGTATTCATGATCACCCTCTTAGATTTGAAATCATATCCAAGAAAAAGAGATGCGACCTATGTCATGAAGATAGGTATGATGAGCCTGGATTTCAATGTGTGTCATGCTTCTTTGTCGTGTGTAAATCATGCGGTCTGAAACACATGGGTGATGCGGCCATCTGA
- the LOC125185436 gene encoding uncharacterized protein LOC125185436: MEDEIYDHVSHQHPLGLIPESARKGKYSHLCYGCWRVILPGEATYGCSLRCGFEWFLHKECMEMPREIMHPIHPSHPLTLADIHSNSKFKKCAVCKGTEVAGLGYRCSQACDGFWIHMECSEGFEDKDEKQPPLAHPSHPQHELRFTKKTRWCPFPCDACGATEKGDSYICTLCDYWIHQSCALLPPSADFPHHHHSLSLAFSTPRQYIMNKFDCGVCNTTLPLTRWVYHCRLCSYVVHVNCATSTFVDGENEDAKVIDDERVVTKFPIAVDDMYDEMIIPFVKRQRGQIFIPRNHGKYNFSNHRHPLTFTAFSSTSSCSSSSSQDHYKMDHEEYDEDDFDSILTCDGCTLAIREKKQTDDVECENENG; the protein is encoded by the exons atggaggATGAGATTTATGATCATGTGAGCCATCAACACCCGCTGGGTCTGATCCCCGAGTCAGCCCGGAAAGGTAAATACTCGCATCTCTGTTATGGTTGTTGGCGGGTGATTTTACCCGGAGAGGCAACATACGGATGCAGCCTCCGGTGTGGATTCGAGTGGTTTTTGCACAAAGAATGCATGGAAATGCCGCGAGAGATTATGCATCCTATCCATCCTTCACACCCTCTCACACTGGCAGacattcattcaaattcaaaattcaaaaaatgtgCAGTTTGTAAAGGTACAGAAGTGGCAGGGTTAGGCTACAGATGTAGCCAGGCTTGTGATGGATTCTGGATCCACATGGAATGTTCTGAGGGTTTTGAAGATAAGGATGAGAAGCAGCCGCCTTTGGCCCACCCAAGCCACCCTCAACATGAGCTGCGATTTACCAAGAAAACGAGGTGGTGCCCGTTCCCGTGTGATGCATGTGGTGCCACTGAGAAAGGGGACTCCTACATCTGCACCCTCTGCGACTACTGGATACACCAGAGCTGCGCACTCCTCCCACCGTCTGCAGACTTCCCTCATCAtcaccactctctctccctcgcCTTTTCTACTCCACGTCAGTACATCATGAATAAATTTGATTGTGGTGTATGCAACACAACTTTGCCATTGACGCGTTGGGTGTATCACTGCCGCCTTTGCAGTTATGTCGTCCATGTCAACTGCGCCACCTCCAC ATTTGTTGATGGTGAAAATGAAGATGCAAAAGTAATTGATGATGAGAGAGTGGTTACCAAGTTTCCAATAGCAGTAGATGACATGTATGATGAGATGATCATACCCTTTGTTAAGCGACAAAGAGGACAAATTTTCATCCCTCGTAATCATGGCAAGTACAACTTCTCCAATCACCGTCATCCACTAACTTTTACCGCATTTTCTTCAACTTCATCATGTTCTTCGTCATCATCTCAAGATCACTACAAAATGGATCACGAAGAATatgatgaagatgattttGACAGTATTTTAACATGTGACGGGTGCACATTGGCTATACGTGAAAAGAAGCAAACAGATGATGTTGAGTGTGAGAATGAGAATGGTTAA
- the LOC125185567 gene encoding uncharacterized protein LOC125185567, translated as MEHESFTHMFHEHPLSLIPYSSQNRFYEYWCYGCWRNILPGDATYGCSRGCGSLTLFHKECMEMPREIVHPIHPSHPLTLHDSRYGLQMCAVCEGYVYGLGYRCSQGGCDGLCIHMGCADDVLNDKKEKEPIMKHPSHPHELRFSKKTRWCPFPCDACGATEKGDSYTCIVCDYCIHESCALLPLSKDFPHHQHALSLAFSPPREYIQYEFDCGICSTTLPLRRWVYHCPLCRYVVHLNCATSTLVDNDNGDANAIDGDEKEATKFPIAVEDMYEEMIRPFVKRQKEQILIRHNDCDNHNISGKYSFSNHPHHLLTFTTFSSASSSSSSSHDHYKRDEDGFENIPRWELICDGCMLPIHEKKQTNDGDGYETGYMSCDECKYFLHLSCFNLPLEIPSLPIHPLKDHSLMLRSAGKLTHWIQCGVCDNCSTNGLYYSCTYEDCGFNIDIKCASLPNIIKHAAHPRHNYLKLVTKVNIYEFVFCVNCHRNKFSRKAHFKCNSCRISVCGDCVMLPAKNNHRLENHLLSLTYDTCVNRPGEFYCSSCERHMDPRSWMYHCRDCDQSFHPDCFPATSGWYRNIKFGTEHVISSIHDHPLRFQIITNKKRCDQCHEDSYDKPGFQCGSCFFVMCKYCGLKHMADVNADEAI; from the exons atggaGCATGAGAGTTTTACTCATATGTTTCATGAGCACCCGCTGAGTCTGATCCCCTACTCGTCCCAAAATAGGTTTTACGAATATTGGTGTTATGGTTGCTGGAGAAACATTTTACCTGGAGATGCAACTTACGGATGCAGCCGTGGGTGTGGATCCCTTACGTTGTTCCACAAAGAATGCATGGAAATGCCTCGAGAGATTGTGCACCCTATCCATCCTTCACACCCTCTTACACTCCATGATTCACGTTATGGATTACAAATGTGTGCAGTTTGTGAAGGGTATGTGTATGGGTTAGGCTACAGATGTAGCCAAGGGGGCTGTGATGGATTGTGCATCCACATGGGATGTGCTGATGATGTGCTTAAtgataagaaagaaaaggagCCAATAATGAAGCACCCAAGCCACCCTCATGAGTTACGTTTTTCAAAGAAGACGAGGTGGTGTCCATTCCCCTGCGATGCATGCGGTGCCACTGAGAAAGGGGACTCCTACACCTGCATTGTATGTGACTATTGCATACACGAGAGCTGCGCACTCCTCCCACTGTCTAAGGACTTCCCTCATCATCAGCACGCTCTTTCCCTCGCCTTTTCTCCTCCACGTGAGTACATCCAATATGAATTTGATTGTGGGATATGCAGCACAACTTTGCCATTGAGACGTTGGGTCTATCATTGCCCCCTTTGCAGATATGTCGTCCATCTCAATTGCGCCACCTCCAC ATTAGTTGATAATGACAATGGAGATGCAAATGCAATTGATGGTGATGAGAAAGAGGCTACCAAGTTTCCAATAGCAGTAGAAGACATGTACGAGGAGATGATCAGACCCTTCGTTAAGCGACAAAAAGAGCAAATTCTCATCCGTCATAATGATTGTGACAATCACAACATCAGTGGCAAGTATAGCTTCTCCAATCATCCTCATCATCTACTAACTTTTACTACATTTTCTTCAGCTTCTTcgtcttcatcatcatcgcATGATCACtacaaaagagatgaagaCGGTTTTGAAAATATTCCAAGATGGGAATTAATATGTGATGGGTGCATGCTGCCTATACATgaaaagaagcaaacaaatGATGGTGATGGGTATGAGACTGGTTACATGAGTTGTGACGAGTGCAAATACTTTCTCCATTTGTCCTGTTTCAACTTACCACTTGAGATCCCCTCTCTTCCTATTCACCCTCTCAAAGATCACAGCCTAATGCTTCGAAGTGCTGGCAAGCTAACACATTGGATACAATgtggtgtttgtgataattgtTCTACAAATGGGCTCTATTACTCTTGTACCTACGAAGACTGCGGGTTCAACATAGACATCAAGTGTGCTTCTCTACCCAACATCATCAAACACGCAGCTCATCCACGACATAATTATCTCAAACTAGTCACGAAAGTGAATATTTACGAATTTGTTTTCTGTGTTAACTGTCATAGGAATAAATTCTCACGAAAGGCACACTTCAAATGCAATAGTTGTAGAATTAGTGTGTGTGGTGACTGTGTGATGCTACCtgcaaaaaataatcatagatTGGAGAATCACTTGTTGTCATTGACATATGATACTTGTGTTAACCGTCCCGGTGAGTTCTACTGCAGCAGCTGCGAACGCCACATGGACCCCAGAAGCTGGATGTATCATTGCCGAGACTGCGATCAATCCTTTCATCCTGATTGCTTTCCTGCTACGTCAGGTTGGTACAGAAACATCAAATTTGGGACAGAGCATGTGATTTCCAGTATTCATGATCACCCTCTTAGATTTCAAATCATAACCAACAAAAAGAGATGTGATCAATGTCATGAAGATAGTTATGATAAGCCCGGATTTCAATGTGGGTCATGCTTCTTTGTCATGTGCAAATACTGCGGTCTAAAACACATGGCTGATGTCAATGCCGATGAGGCCATATGA